A single genomic interval of Bacillus sp. es.036 harbors:
- the speB gene encoding agmatinase has translation MYQPKDSSKSPRFCGVRTFMRLEQVQTTENVNFAVLGVPFDTAASNRTGQRLGPQHIRNFSTLLRPYNPDMEINIFDYCSGVDYGDIDVIPGNIHRTYDNMVEGLTPLLDADVTPVIMGGDHSISLGNLRAFHKKYGPVALVHFDSHGDTWDNYYGEKYMHGTPFRRAVEEGLIDTDHSIQVGMRGPLYGPSDIEDARDLGFEVIPMKDVRKLGFNEVISRIHQRTGDRPVFVSYDIDFVDPAFAPGTGTPEVAGPNSYEALEYVRGLDGLNLVGFDLVEVLPTYDHNEITAALASSIMYEMITLIALKKRHALLTTSEETASQS, from the coding sequence ATGTATCAACCTAAAGACTCTTCCAAATCCCCGCGATTTTGCGGTGTGAGAACGTTTATGAGATTAGAACAAGTCCAAACGACAGAAAATGTTAACTTTGCCGTCCTTGGCGTTCCCTTTGATACGGCTGCTTCAAATCGAACTGGTCAGCGCCTCGGACCACAGCATATCCGTAATTTCTCAACGCTACTTCGTCCATACAATCCAGATATGGAGATTAACATTTTCGATTATTGCTCTGGCGTTGACTATGGCGACATTGATGTCATTCCAGGAAACATCCACCGTACATACGACAATATGGTGGAAGGATTGACTCCGCTTCTCGATGCAGATGTTACACCTGTCATTATGGGCGGCGACCATTCCATTTCATTAGGAAACCTGCGTGCTTTCCACAAGAAGTACGGTCCAGTAGCCCTCGTTCACTTCGATTCACACGGCGATACGTGGGACAACTATTACGGCGAGAAATACATGCACGGCACACCGTTTCGACGCGCAGTAGAAGAAGGATTAATTGATACTGACCACTCCATCCAGGTCGGAATGAGAGGTCCGTTGTACGGTCCAAGTGACATTGAAGACGCACGCGATCTTGGATTTGAAGTCATTCCAATGAAAGATGTTCGTAAACTTGGATTTAATGAAGTAATTTCACGCATCCATCAGCGAACTGGAGATCGACCAGTATTTGTTTCATATGACATCGACTTTGTAGATCCGGCTTTTGCACCAGGAACAGGAACGCCAGAAGTCGCAGGACCGAACAGCTATGAAGCGCTTGAATATGTTCGAGGACTCGATGGACTGAACCTTGTTGGTTTTGACTTGGTCGAGGTACTTCCGACATACGACCACAATGAAATTACAGCTGCACTAGCATCATCGATTATGTATGAAATGATTACGCTGATTGCGCTAAAGAAAAGACATGCCCTTCTTACAACCAGCGAAGAAACAGCAAGTCAGTCTTAG
- a CDS encoding aldehyde dehydrogenase family protein, with the protein MQTTIQKKKFYIDGEWLEGVSYKELISPYSGDVLAEIPMANEADVDSAIEAAYRAKQVMRKLPAHERASILERFVQKLSERADEAAEIIALEAAKPIVTAKGEVARTIATYKFAAEEAKRIQGETIPFDAAVGGEGRVGYTVREPLGVIGAITPFNFPMNLVAHKVGPAIAAGNTIVLKPASQTPLSAYFIAELFEEAGLPKGALNVITGSGKTVGDRIVTDVRVNMVTFTGSPAVGIGIRNKVGLKKVTLELGSNSALIVDEGVDVSEIVDRSVMGAFAYQGQVCISLQRVYVHESNYDAFVEAFVEKTKTLRCGHPLDEETDVSALISGSDVERAVSWVEEAKSGGATVATGGGSDGNVLEPTVILNAASDMKVSCQEVFAPIVLINKFQSIEEAYDLVNDSAYGLQAGIYTENVHTALDAADRLHVGGVLINDIPTFRVDNMPYGGVKESGTGREGIKYAVEEMTEMKLVVFKR; encoded by the coding sequence ATGCAGACGACGATTCAGAAGAAGAAATTTTATATTGATGGTGAATGGCTAGAGGGTGTGTCTTATAAGGAGTTAATCTCCCCATATTCAGGTGACGTTCTGGCTGAAATACCGATGGCGAATGAAGCTGATGTCGATAGCGCAATCGAAGCGGCTTACCGTGCGAAGCAAGTGATGAGGAAACTACCTGCACACGAACGAGCTTCGATACTAGAGCGGTTTGTTCAAAAGTTAAGCGAACGCGCGGATGAGGCGGCAGAAATCATTGCGCTAGAAGCAGCCAAGCCGATCGTGACGGCAAAAGGCGAAGTGGCGCGTACGATTGCGACGTATAAATTCGCTGCTGAGGAAGCAAAGCGAATACAAGGGGAGACGATTCCGTTTGATGCAGCCGTTGGTGGTGAAGGAAGAGTAGGCTATACGGTGCGTGAACCGCTTGGCGTTATTGGAGCGATTACGCCATTTAATTTTCCAATGAATCTTGTTGCACATAAAGTCGGTCCTGCTATTGCAGCGGGCAATACGATTGTGCTAAAACCGGCAAGTCAGACGCCACTCTCTGCTTATTTTATCGCCGAGCTATTTGAGGAGGCTGGACTGCCAAAAGGTGCACTGAATGTGATTACGGGAAGTGGAAAGACGGTTGGTGATCGGATCGTCACAGATGTGAGAGTGAACATGGTTACCTTCACTGGAAGTCCAGCAGTTGGCATTGGTATTCGAAATAAGGTGGGTTTGAAAAAAGTGACGCTAGAGCTAGGTTCGAATTCGGCTTTGATTGTGGATGAAGGTGTTGATGTAAGTGAAATTGTTGATCGAAGTGTGATGGGCGCGTTCGCTTATCAGGGGCAGGTGTGTATTTCACTTCAAAGGGTGTATGTTCATGAATCGAACTATGACGCTTTTGTGGAGGCATTTGTAGAGAAGACGAAGACGCTAAGGTGCGGACATCCATTGGATGAAGAGACAGATGTATCGGCGTTGATTTCTGGATCTGATGTTGAGCGAGCGGTTTCCTGGGTTGAGGAAGCGAAGAGCGGCGGAGCTACGGTAGCTACAGGTGGGGGTTCTGATGGAAATGTGTTAGAGCCAACTGTGATCTTAAATGCCGCTTCGGATATGAAAGTTTCTTGTCAGGAAGTGTTTGCGCCAATTGTCTTGATTAATAAGTTTCAATCGATTGAAGAAGCGTATGATCTAGTGAATGACTCTGCCTATGGGTTACAGGCGGGTATTTATACGGAGAATGTTCATACTGCGCTTGATGCGGCAGATCGTCTTCATGTTGGTGGTGTGCTAATCAATGATATTCCTACGTTCCGTGTAGATAACATGCCGTATGGTGGTGTGAAGGAAAGTGGAACAGGAAGAGAAGGAATAAAGTACGCTGTAGAGGAAATGACGGAGATGAAGCTAGTGGTGTTTAAGAGGTAG
- a CDS encoding purine-cytosine permease family protein: MSQLTERLGNDTISPTPKDKRSMNFFSTFALWLAANVVITSVMTSMMFVPDISIEKAMLAILIGSAIGAIPLALTGNIGTRTGLPTMVMTRAAFGQKGAILPALVNTIVLIGWSWIQAYMAGLSLNYAISYTTGYSNINLFVILTEILVVAITIYGHRGVESIEKWVSVAMLILSALVFYKLFTTYSVSSLIELKVSENPAISGIIAFDIVVATAFSWMSSVCDFNRHSKSEKSGMLGTYLGYIVASLIAMGLGAVVSGFSILNNMEQTYDPTVLLSAYGFGFIASIVVFFSVLSTNVMALYSATMSFMNVFPKSGFWKPVLALGIVCTLGALLKEALMVNFFNFILLIATLFIPVFAIVLVDYFLVKKAYYDAEDVAFDHKGLYRYQRGVNIVAVVTYVAGALFAYYFTYVQPLSIGATILTFVLSGGCYFGLMAATKQLGVKKATTEEIDVKLEA; the protein is encoded by the coding sequence ATGAGTCAACTTACTGAACGCTTAGGTAATGACACGATTAGCCCGACCCCAAAGGACAAGCGAAGCATGAATTTCTTCTCAACATTTGCTCTCTGGCTTGCAGCGAATGTCGTCATTACGTCCGTTATGACAAGCATGATGTTCGTACCTGATATTTCAATTGAAAAAGCCATGCTCGCCATTCTAATTGGCTCAGCAATTGGGGCAATTCCACTGGCTCTAACAGGTAACATTGGAACACGAACTGGACTTCCAACGATGGTCATGACAAGAGCGGCTTTTGGTCAAAAAGGCGCCATTCTTCCCGCACTCGTAAACACGATCGTCCTTATTGGTTGGAGTTGGATTCAGGCCTATATGGCCGGTCTTTCTCTTAACTACGCCATCAGTTACACAACTGGCTACAGCAACATCAATTTATTTGTCATTCTTACTGAAATTCTTGTTGTGGCGATTACGATTTACGGTCACCGCGGTGTGGAAAGCATTGAGAAATGGGTCTCTGTTGCCATGCTCATCCTATCTGCCCTTGTGTTCTATAAGCTATTTACGACTTACAGCGTTTCTTCGCTTATTGAATTGAAGGTCAGTGAAAATCCTGCAATATCGGGTATTATTGCTTTTGATATCGTTGTTGCGACAGCCTTCTCCTGGATGTCGAGCGTCTGCGACTTTAATCGCCATAGCAAATCAGAAAAAAGCGGCATGCTTGGCACCTATCTCGGCTATATCGTTGCCTCTCTTATTGCAATGGGACTAGGAGCCGTTGTCAGCGGATTTAGTATTCTAAATAACATGGAGCAAACCTACGACCCAACGGTTCTTCTTTCCGCTTACGGATTTGGATTCATCGCTTCAATCGTCGTCTTTTTCTCTGTTCTATCCACGAATGTGATGGCACTATACAGCGCAACGATGTCATTTATGAACGTCTTCCCGAAGTCAGGATTTTGGAAACCCGTTCTTGCACTAGGAATCGTTTGTACGCTTGGGGCACTATTAAAAGAAGCGTTAATGGTGAACTTTTTTAACTTTATTCTCTTGATTGCAACGCTATTTATACCCGTTTTTGCGATCGTACTTGTCGACTATTTTCTTGTTAAAAAAGCGTACTATGATGCAGAAGATGTGGCATTCGACCATAAAGGACTCTATCGATATCAGCGTGGTGTAAACATTGTTGCTGTCGTGACTTATGTGGCTGGAGCTCTTTTCGCTTATTACTTCACCTACGTTCAACCGTTATCTATAGGAGCAACAATCCTTACCTTTGTATTGTCTGGTGGCTGTTACTTTGGTTTAATGGCAGCAACAAAACAACTCGGTGTAAAAAAAGCAACAACCGAAGAAATTGACGTAAAATTGGAGGCATAA
- a CDS encoding sodium:solute symporter, with amino-acid sequence MLFLDIIIIIVYFMIVIGIGVIGSRKAKTIEDYALAGRNLGFFMYFGCLSAVILGGASTIGTTKLGYEFGVSGMWLVFMLGLGIMGLGIFFLMKIAGFKVLTISEFLGKRFGNEARLLSALVASIYALMVAVTQVIGIGTVMNVLLGWNLTSSMLLGGGIVLFYTILGGMWSVTMTDIVQFVIMTIGVFFIMLPLSLSKAGGWSSLTQQLPDSYFSFTGIGGSQVFQYFLLFCLGMIVAQDIWQRIFTARTNKTARLGTIIAGVYSLLYGLAVSIIGMCAFIVLPNLGDSQNAFASMAIETVPTGVLGLVLAGVIAALMSTASGTLLASSTLLSNDIVKRYFIKEASEKQSLIISRLTTTIIGAITIIFAIWIQDVLVALDVAYAILSGAIFVPILLGFFWKKATSKAAFYSIISSILVITGGLAIEGLHSTNPIMYGILTSFIVMIGVSLITENDATEMTDTIQERSHIS; translated from the coding sequence GTGTTATTTCTAGATATTATTATCATCATCGTCTATTTCATGATCGTCATCGGAATAGGCGTCATTGGCTCTCGTAAAGCGAAAACGATCGAAGACTATGCGCTTGCTGGTCGTAATCTTGGTTTCTTTATGTATTTTGGCTGCTTATCAGCCGTCATTCTTGGAGGCGCATCTACGATTGGGACAACGAAGCTTGGATATGAATTTGGCGTATCCGGCATGTGGCTCGTCTTTATGCTTGGACTTGGAATTATGGGACTCGGGATCTTTTTTCTCATGAAGATCGCTGGTTTTAAAGTGCTCACCATTAGTGAGTTTCTCGGAAAACGTTTTGGAAATGAAGCCCGCCTTTTGAGCGCTTTAGTAGCTTCGATCTATGCCTTAATGGTTGCCGTTACGCAAGTTATCGGGATTGGAACCGTCATGAACGTACTGCTAGGTTGGAATCTCACAAGCTCCATGCTGCTTGGTGGTGGGATTGTCCTATTCTATACGATACTTGGTGGGATGTGGTCGGTTACGATGACGGATATTGTCCAGTTTGTCATCATGACAATTGGCGTGTTTTTCATCATGCTTCCTTTGAGTCTATCGAAAGCAGGGGGTTGGAGTTCTTTAACGCAACAGCTCCCAGACAGTTACTTTTCGTTCACAGGAATTGGCGGTAGTCAGGTATTTCAATATTTTCTTCTTTTCTGCCTCGGTATGATCGTTGCACAGGATATTTGGCAGCGGATCTTTACAGCCAGAACGAACAAAACTGCTCGTCTCGGCACAATTATCGCAGGCGTCTACAGCCTCCTATATGGACTGGCTGTTAGCATTATCGGTATGTGCGCATTTATCGTGCTTCCGAATTTAGGAGATTCACAGAATGCCTTTGCCAGTATGGCGATCGAAACCGTACCAACCGGTGTACTTGGTCTTGTTCTTGCAGGCGTTATCGCTGCCCTCATGTCCACGGCTTCAGGGACACTTCTGGCTTCATCAACATTGCTCTCAAACGACATTGTGAAGCGTTATTTCATCAAAGAAGCAAGTGAAAAGCAAAGTCTCATCATCTCTCGTTTGACTACAACAATTATTGGTGCCATTACAATTATTTTCGCTATATGGATTCAAGACGTTCTTGTTGCACTTGATGTCGCATACGCCATTTTATCTGGAGCGATCTTTGTACCCATTCTACTCGGTTTCTTTTGGAAAAAAGCAACGTCAAAAGCGGCGTTTTACTCAATCATCAGTAGCATTCTCGTTATTACCGGCGGTCTTGCGATCGAAGGGCTTCACTCAACGAATCCGATTATGTATGGCATATTGACCAGCTTCATTGTAATGATCGGCGTATCACTTATAACAGAAAATGATGCTACTGAAATGACAGACACGATTCAAGAAAGGAGCCATATTTCATGA
- a CDS encoding carbon-nitrogen hydrolase family protein codes for MRHTISAVQGSFQNGAVATNLSKMETIVESVLKKEPDTKLVTFPELCTTGYFLSEGIKDLAEKADGPIFQAMKTMAVSNLVSIVYGYVETDNEGNIYNSIQYIDANGKNTANYRKIHLTPLERGVFIAGSEPVTVETDFGTVGLMICWDLAFPELARMLTLNGADILLVPSAWEEPYDAPFLQFSGARALDNSVYLIASNHTGKSEDLTFFGKSSIFSPDGHLIAKAEKQYDMITATIDFDWRNEIKQSFFSMLEERRTDIYS; via the coding sequence GTGAGACATACCATTTCCGCTGTCCAGGGAAGTTTTCAAAACGGGGCGGTCGCTACAAATCTCTCAAAAATGGAAACCATTGTTGAAAGTGTCCTCAAGAAGGAGCCTGACACAAAACTGGTTACTTTTCCGGAGTTGTGTACGACAGGGTACTTTTTGTCTGAAGGCATCAAAGACCTAGCAGAAAAAGCGGACGGACCGATTTTTCAAGCTATGAAAACGATGGCTGTATCAAACCTTGTTTCGATCGTATACGGCTACGTTGAGACTGACAATGAGGGAAACATCTATAATTCCATCCAATACATTGATGCAAACGGAAAAAACACCGCAAATTATAGAAAAATACACCTCACTCCGCTGGAGAGAGGTGTATTCATAGCCGGTTCAGAGCCAGTTACTGTTGAAACAGATTTCGGGACGGTCGGACTAATGATCTGCTGGGACCTGGCTTTCCCAGAGCTAGCTCGAATGCTTACGTTAAATGGGGCCGATATTTTACTTGTCCCATCTGCGTGGGAAGAACCTTACGATGCTCCATTCCTTCAGTTTAGCGGAGCCCGTGCGCTCGACAACTCAGTCTATCTGATAGCTTCTAACCATACTGGCAAATCAGAAGATCTCACCTTTTTCGGCAAGTCTTCCATCTTTTCTCCAGACGGTCATCTTATAGCAAAAGCAGAGAAACAGTATGATATGATTACGGCAACCATTGATTTCGACTGGCGGAACGAAATAAAACAATCATTCTTCTCGATGTTAGAAGAACGAAGAACCGATATTTACAGCTAA
- a CDS encoding aldehyde dehydrogenase family protein: MTNQHLYINGAWQQGEGYERELINPATAETMMKIKEASREQASTSVDAARTAFNESDWATNSKIRVIALHKLADLLEQNEKEFAAAETENTGKPIREATLDIGDSVACLRYYANLIAEREPATIEMSNGTTSKIIDEPIGVCALIVPWNFPLLLGMWKIAPALAAGNTVVFKPSELTPVTAIKLADLIHQCGFPPGVFNLVPGAGDPVGETLVAHPEVDKVSFTGGSETGKHINQQCAKDLKRVSLELGGKSPLIILEDADLESAVEWTIFGGFFNQGEVCVASSRILVHESIYEAFIDKLVNVSSRIKIGDPTLEETEMGPLVSRTHLQKVKSYIDLGKEEGASIHSGGKYPADKGFYQSPVIFTNVHQEMRIVQDEIFGPVITVQPFRDQKEAVQQANGTKYGLAAGVLSTNISEAEQVASQLKAGTIWINSYHTPYVEAPWGGYKESGIGRELGPHGLAGFTEVKHVNTSQQLQKAGWYTH; this comes from the coding sequence ATGACGAATCAGCACCTCTACATTAATGGCGCCTGGCAGCAAGGTGAAGGATATGAGCGTGAACTCATTAACCCAGCAACAGCAGAAACGATGATGAAGATAAAAGAAGCTTCCCGGGAGCAGGCATCCACCTCAGTCGATGCAGCTCGAACTGCATTTAACGAAAGTGACTGGGCAACGAATTCAAAAATACGCGTGATCGCTCTGCATAAACTAGCAGATTTGCTAGAACAGAATGAAAAAGAGTTTGCAGCTGCGGAAACAGAGAATACCGGGAAGCCTATTCGTGAAGCAACGCTAGATATCGGTGACTCCGTCGCCTGTCTACGTTACTACGCGAATCTGATTGCTGAGCGAGAACCGGCCACAATCGAGATGTCGAATGGAACGACTAGTAAAATCATTGATGAACCGATCGGGGTTTGTGCTCTCATTGTTCCATGGAACTTCCCTCTTCTTCTCGGCATGTGGAAGATCGCTCCGGCACTCGCTGCTGGTAATACTGTTGTGTTTAAACCTTCTGAACTGACACCAGTCACGGCTATCAAGCTAGCAGACTTAATTCATCAGTGTGGATTCCCTCCGGGTGTTTTCAACCTCGTCCCAGGTGCAGGCGATCCTGTTGGCGAAACGCTTGTCGCGCATCCCGAAGTAGATAAAGTTTCGTTCACAGGCGGTTCAGAAACCGGAAAGCATATTAACCAGCAGTGTGCCAAGGATCTGAAGCGTGTCTCACTTGAACTTGGTGGCAAATCACCACTCATTATTTTAGAAGATGCGGACCTTGAGTCTGCAGTTGAATGGACAATCTTCGGTGGGTTCTTTAACCAGGGAGAAGTGTGTGTGGCTTCGTCTCGTATTCTTGTTCATGAGTCTATCTATGAAGCTTTTATAGACAAACTTGTCAATGTGTCATCTCGAATAAAAATCGGTGACCCCACGCTGGAGGAAACGGAAATGGGTCCTCTGGTTAGCAGAACTCACCTTCAGAAAGTAAAGAGTTACATCGATCTAGGCAAGGAAGAAGGAGCCTCCATTCACTCTGGTGGCAAGTATCCTGCTGATAAGGGCTTTTATCAATCCCCTGTTATTTTTACGAATGTTCACCAAGAGATGCGAATTGTTCAAGATGAGATATTTGGACCTGTTATTACGGTTCAACCTTTTCGAGATCAGAAGGAAGCTGTTCAACAAGCGAACGGTACGAAATATGGTCTTGCGGCAGGTGTTCTTTCAACGAATATTTCTGAAGCAGAACAAGTGGCATCGCAACTAAAAGCAGGTACGATTTGGATCAACTCCTATCACACACCGTATGTAGAAGCGCCATGGGGAGGGTATAAAGAAAGCGGTATTGGTCGTGAACTTGGACCACATGGTCTTGCCGGTTTTACTGAAGTGAAGCACGTAAACACCTCTCAACAGCTCCAAAAAGCTGGCTGGTACACGCATTGA
- a CDS encoding sigma-54 interaction domain-containing protein — translation MSSLDYLEYELNAILHASKDNIVIADGDGVILRVSQTCEVVYGRKASFLIGKSVKELEEDGIFSPSITRRVLAEKKDLQIMQKTPTGRVVMATGLPVYDVSGTIIRVISFSHDLTELQHLKEDYEELRTQMEVYETEIQELRDKEKVPEEFVIKSRAIQLIWQLVERVANSDASVVFLGESGVGKNVFARALHKGSERRNDSFIEVNCGAIPETLFESEMFGYEPGSFTGAGKKGKAGMIELANQGTLFLDEVGELPLAVQAKLLKAIQEKTITRVGGTKPKTIDFRLIASTNQNLEDMVKKGTFREDLFYRLNVIPITIPPLRERKEDIATLAAHFLKGLNEKYRTNKFFHAATIESLSEYTWPGNVRELQNIVERLVITADARTIYPDALPSYIQQDAAQKLTSFLPGAEEETGTTLKEALEAVEIRWLKRAFKQYKTTYEMADYLGMNQSTVVRKLKKHKINAKSH, via the coding sequence ATGTCTTCATTAGATTATTTAGAGTATGAATTAAATGCCATCTTACATGCATCGAAAGATAACATTGTCATCGCGGATGGGGATGGCGTTATTTTACGGGTTAGCCAAACCTGTGAAGTCGTCTACGGAAGGAAAGCTTCCTTTTTGATCGGAAAATCAGTAAAAGAGCTTGAAGAAGATGGAATCTTTTCACCATCCATTACAAGACGTGTTCTAGCAGAAAAGAAAGACCTTCAAATTATGCAAAAAACGCCCACAGGCCGCGTCGTCATGGCAACGGGGTTACCGGTTTATGATGTAAGTGGCACGATTATTCGTGTTATCAGCTTCTCCCATGACTTAACAGAGCTTCAGCATTTAAAAGAAGACTATGAGGAATTGCGTACCCAGATGGAAGTCTATGAAACTGAAATTCAAGAACTTCGCGACAAGGAGAAAGTTCCAGAGGAGTTTGTCATTAAAAGCAGAGCGATTCAGCTGATCTGGCAACTTGTCGAGCGCGTGGCGAATTCTGATGCATCTGTTGTTTTTCTTGGTGAATCTGGCGTAGGAAAAAACGTATTTGCACGTGCGTTACATAAAGGTAGTGAACGCCGAAATGATAGTTTTATAGAAGTAAATTGCGGGGCTATACCAGAAACTCTTTTTGAATCAGAAATGTTTGGCTACGAGCCAGGATCGTTTACAGGCGCAGGTAAGAAAGGAAAAGCCGGCATGATTGAACTTGCTAATCAGGGCACACTTTTTCTTGATGAGGTGGGGGAGCTTCCACTTGCTGTTCAAGCCAAGCTTCTAAAAGCGATCCAAGAAAAAACGATTACGAGAGTTGGAGGAACAAAGCCAAAAACGATTGACTTCAGATTGATTGCTTCCACAAACCAGAACCTTGAGGACATGGTGAAAAAGGGTACATTTCGAGAAGATCTTTTCTATCGATTAAACGTCATCCCAATTACTATCCCGCCCCTTCGCGAACGAAAAGAAGATATCGCGACACTCGCAGCACATTTTCTCAAAGGATTAAATGAGAAATATCGAACGAATAAGTTCTTCCACGCAGCAACAATTGAAAGCTTGTCAGAATATACGTGGCCAGGAAATGTGCGTGAACTTCAGAATATCGTCGAACGCCTTGTGATTACAGCTGATGCAAGAACAATTTATCCAGATGCACTTCCCTCCTACATTCAACAGGATGCGGCCCAGAAACTGACAAGCTTTTTACCAGGTGCTGAAGAGGAAACGGGGACAACACTGAAGGAAGCTTTAGAAGCAGTGGAAATCAGATGGTTGAAGAGAGCCTTCAAACAATACAAAACAACTTACGAAATGGCGGATTACCTCGGAATGAATCAATCTACAGTCGTGCGTAAGCTTAAAAAGCACAAAATCAATGCAAAATCGCATTAA
- the gabT gene encoding 4-aminobutyrate--2-oxoglutarate transaminase, with amino-acid sequence MKTKQCKKSIELKTAIPGPKASELLELKEKHVPRGPFNTMMTFAEKGEGALLTDVDGNTFIDLAGAIGSMNAGHCPPKVVEALKTQVDQYLHTCFHVMMYEPYIQLAKKLNEMSPGNSEKKTFFLNSGAEAVENAVKIARKYTGRKSIISFERGYHGRTLLAMSLTSKVKPYKYGFGPFAPDTYKMAYPYYYRKHASMTEEELDQEVLKRLEDFFLGEVPSDEVAAIIMEPVQGEGGFVVPSKGFVQGVKAICEKYGILFIADEVQTGFGRTGKMFAIEHFDIEPDLMVMSKSIAAGLPISAVTGRAEVMEAPNPGEIGGTYGGSPLGCVAALEVIEMMEEEGLVERANHIGDIAVSRFKDMQKLHPSIGEVRGLGAMLAIEIVKDPVTKEPDKELTGQILKECHNRGVIVMGAGLYGNVIRLLSPLVITDDQLNEALDVIQDVVSALAPVHQ; translated from the coding sequence ATGAAAACAAAACAGTGTAAAAAAAGTATTGAGTTGAAAACAGCGATACCTGGGCCAAAAGCGTCAGAGTTATTGGAGCTAAAAGAAAAGCACGTGCCGAGAGGTCCTTTTAATACAATGATGACTTTTGCAGAAAAAGGAGAAGGTGCCCTACTGACGGATGTCGATGGGAATACATTTATCGACCTTGCCGGTGCGATTGGTAGTATGAACGCCGGGCACTGTCCTCCGAAGGTTGTCGAAGCGCTTAAGACACAGGTGGATCAATACCTTCATACGTGTTTTCACGTCATGATGTATGAGCCGTATATTCAACTTGCGAAGAAATTGAATGAAATGTCACCTGGCAATAGTGAGAAGAAAACCTTTTTCTTAAATAGTGGTGCTGAAGCAGTGGAAAACGCTGTGAAGATCGCACGAAAGTATACAGGACGGAAATCGATTATTTCGTTTGAGCGAGGCTATCATGGGAGAACCTTGCTAGCGATGTCGTTAACGAGCAAGGTAAAACCGTATAAATATGGGTTCGGGCCATTTGCCCCTGATACGTATAAAATGGCTTATCCGTACTATTACCGGAAGCATGCGAGTATGACGGAGGAGGAGCTGGATCAAGAAGTGCTAAAGCGTTTGGAGGATTTCTTTCTTGGTGAAGTTCCGTCAGATGAAGTAGCAGCGATCATTATGGAACCGGTGCAAGGAGAAGGCGGATTTGTTGTACCGTCAAAAGGATTCGTACAAGGCGTGAAAGCGATCTGTGAAAAGTATGGCATTCTTTTTATAGCAGATGAAGTACAAACCGGTTTTGGACGAACGGGAAAAATGTTTGCGATTGAGCACTTTGACATTGAGCCTGATTTAATGGTTATGTCCAAATCGATCGCGGCAGGGTTGCCAATCAGTGCGGTCACAGGAAGAGCTGAGGTTATGGAAGCACCGAATCCAGGAGAAATTGGTGGCACATATGGTGGTAGTCCGCTCGGGTGTGTTGCGGCGCTTGAAGTCATCGAGATGATGGAGGAAGAAGGGCTGGTGGAGCGAGCGAATCACATTGGAGATATCGCGGTGTCAAGGTTTAAGGATATGCAGAAATTGCACCCTTCTATTGGAGAAGTTCGTGGACTTGGTGCTATGTTAGCGATTGAAATTGTGAAAGATCCAGTTACAAAGGAGCCGGATAAAGAATTAACGGGACAAATTTTAAAAGAGTGCCATAACCGCGGTGTGATCGTGATGGGAGCGGGTTTATATGGGAACGTCATTCGTCTTTTATCACCGCTCGTGATTACGGACGATCAGTTAAATGAAGCGCTTGATGTGATTCAAGACGTAGTGTCAGCGTTAGCTCCAGTTCATCAATAA